In a single window of the Cupriavidus sp. P-10 genome:
- a CDS encoding acyltransferase family protein gives MARLDSIQALRGLAAAFVVVYHSGLALGGPDAPVLGWLTANVIKRGHVGVDVFFVISGFIIAWVAVLARPRPERPLSFLVRRAFRLAPPYWAMSVIHALLLNPVTPALFAASLAFLPTTTAHAPYYGYPALYVGWSLNYEIAFYAAFALGLLLAGRRALWVVLALFALATLVLPWWRFGTLVADPAQGYPFASPWLAMASNPLVLEFLLGCLLAWAYSRWRHLLTQSIALGMLAVGCAAFALSLPLVGTDFSLAGRGVPAALLLAGAVAAEHTGMLRVPRALVWLGELSYALYLVHPTVIEAVKRLMPELTPDQTGLQLLRFAIDAGLALVLALLLHRWVELPGIAAGRRLARQ, from the coding sequence ATTGCCCGGCTCGACAGCATCCAGGCGCTGCGCGGCCTGGCCGCGGCCTTCGTGGTGGTCTACCATTCCGGCCTCGCGCTGGGCGGGCCCGACGCGCCCGTGCTGGGCTGGCTGACCGCCAACGTGATCAAGCGCGGCCATGTCGGCGTCGATGTGTTCTTCGTCATCAGCGGTTTCATCATCGCTTGGGTCGCGGTGCTGGCGCGGCCACGCCCGGAGCGCCCGCTCAGCTTCCTGGTCCGCCGCGCGTTCCGGCTGGCGCCGCCGTACTGGGCCATGTCGGTGATCCACGCGCTGCTGCTCAACCCGGTGACGCCCGCGCTGTTCGCCGCGTCGCTGGCGTTCCTGCCCACCACGACCGCGCATGCGCCCTACTACGGCTATCCGGCGCTCTACGTGGGCTGGTCGCTCAACTATGAGATCGCGTTCTACGCCGCGTTCGCGCTCGGGCTGCTGCTGGCCGGGCGGCGCGCGCTCTGGGTGGTGCTGGCACTGTTCGCGCTGGCGACGCTGGTGCTGCCGTGGTGGCGCTTCGGCACGCTGGTCGCCGATCCCGCGCAAGGCTACCCCTTCGCGTCGCCATGGCTGGCGATGGCGAGCAACCCGCTGGTGCTGGAGTTCCTGCTCGGCTGCCTGCTGGCGTGGGCTTACTCGCGCTGGCGCCACCTGCTGACGCAGTCGATCGCGCTGGGGATGCTGGCCGTCGGCTGCGCGGCGTTCGCGCTGTCGCTGCCGCTGGTCGGCACGGACTTCAGCCTGGCCGGGCGCGGCGTGCCGGCGGCACTGCTGCTGGCGGGCGCGGTCGCGGCCGAGCATACCGGCATGCTGCGCGTGCCGCGCGCGCTGGTGTGGCTGGGCGAGCTGTCGTACGCGCTCTACCTGGTGCACCCGACCGTGATCGAAGCCGTCAAGCGGCTGATGCCGGAACTGACGCCCGACCAGACCGGCCTGCAGCTGCTGCGCTTTGCCATCGACGCCGGCCTGGCGCTGGTCCTGGCGCTGCTGCTGCACCGCTGGGTGGAGCTGCCGGGCATCGCCGCGGGACGCCGGCTGGCAAGGCAATGA
- a CDS encoding (2Fe-2S)-binding protein: MTTFNINVNGKTRAVDVDPSTPLLWALRDNLDMTGTKFGCGMAACGACTVHINGQATRSCVTPVSAAAGASITTIEGVDTDKVGRAVLDAWVRHDVAQCGYCQNGQVMSAIGLLRSKPRPTDADIDQAMAGNLCRCGTYQRIRAAIKDAARALASVASVASAA, encoded by the coding sequence ATGACCACCTTCAACATCAACGTCAACGGCAAGACCCGCGCGGTCGACGTGGATCCGTCCACGCCGCTGCTGTGGGCGCTGCGTGACAACCTCGACATGACCGGCACCAAGTTCGGCTGCGGCATGGCCGCGTGCGGTGCCTGCACCGTGCATATCAACGGCCAGGCCACGCGCAGCTGCGTCACGCCGGTTTCCGCCGCCGCCGGCGCCAGCATCACCACCATCGAAGGCGTGGACACCGACAAGGTGGGCCGCGCCGTGCTCGACGCGTGGGTCAGGCACGACGTCGCGCAATGCGGCTACTGCCAGAACGGCCAGGTGATGAGCGCGATCGGCTTGCTGCGCAGCAAGCCGCGTCCCACCGATGCCGATATCGACCAGGCCATGGCCGGCAACCTGTGCCGCTGCGGCACGTACCAGCGTATCCGCGCGGCGATCAAGGACGCCGCGCGCGCGCTGGCCTCGGTGGCCTCGGTGGCCTCGGCGGCCTGA